From the Paraflavitalea soli genome, the window AAGTATGCATTAGGCTTTACCATCAGTGACGCAGGCGGTAAGCCCATTACAACCGGGAAAAAGGATGTGCTGGTGCTCATCAGTATCAAAAATAAATGGGATGGAATTTATGTAGCTTCAGGTACGATGACAGACCTGGTGAATCCTAACCTTACTGGTATTTATGATGACCCCGGTGGTTATGGTGTAGATGTTGAATACAGTCTACAAACATTAAGTGCTACCCAGTGTGTGGTAGTTAGCGAAACCTACCAGGGTGTACCTTGTGTGCCCATCTGGGACTTGGGTGCGCAGAACTGGTCACTGTACGGAAGTTTCGGTCTTATAGTAACTTTTGATCCTGCTACTGATAAGATAGCCAGTGTAACGAACTACTATGGCCAAATGTCAGGTGGCAACAAACGTTCTGCCGAACTGGACCCCAGTGGCGTTAATGCGTATGATGAAGCGACCAAGACGGTAAAGATCATTTATTGGATGAAGCAGTTTGCCAATCTTAATCCTGCTCCGCCAAACAATATCCGTTCTATCATAAACGAAGAATGGAAGTATGTCCGCGCCCGTTAATAAGGTTCAGGCCATTATATAATAGAATGCCCCTGTTTGACAGGGGCATTTTTTTTTGAGGTTAACTCCTTTTTGCATAATACAATACAAACGCATTAGTGACTTTGTGATCAGCTTCCGGGAGTATTTGATTTTTATTGCAGCTTTTCAATTATCATTTTTGTCTATTGGTTACTGTTAGGTAGGGAATGATTGCAGGTTTTTGCATGGGTGCGATCGGTTTGGCTGAAAATGGTAATACAGGAAAGCAAAGCCATGAATAAACGAATCGTATTTCGCTGGCACGCAATTAATATTTGTTAATTTTTTTTTAAAAGTATAAAAATTCCCTACTTTTAAACCGTTCTAAACTAAAACTCAACAGTCACATGAGAAAAATTCTATCACTGCTCGCAGTGCTGGTGGTCATTGCATTACCTGCACTGTCCCAATCCAGAAAAGTCACTGGTAAAGTCACAGACGCAAAAGGCATCCCCATCCCTTTTGCCACTATCAGGATCAAAGGAAAAACTACAGGATCCTCTGCTGATCAAAATGGCACTTTTATTATTGAAGCTTCTCCCTCCGATGTGTTGGTGATAACCGCTGCCGGTTATGACGCGCAGGAACTGGCGGTGGGTAATAACCTCACGTTAACGGCTGGTTTGCAATCAAATAAATCATTGGATGAGGTGATTGTAACGGCCCAGGGCATTCGCCGGAGACCCAAGGAATTAGGCTATTCAGTAGCCAGGGTAACCAACGAAGATATTACGGTGGGCAGGTCGCCGCAAATAGCACAAAGCTTATCGGGCAAAGTGTCTGGCCTGGCTATCTTCAACGTCAACAACTCGGTAGACCCCGCAGTGAAAATCGTATTGCGCGGCTATCGCTCTATGACAGGTAACAACGACGCCCTGGTAGTGATCGATGGATTGCCCATGCCGCCCGGCTCGGCTACTATGCTGAACCTGCTGAATCCCAACGACATTGAAAGCATCTCAATCCTTAAAGGTGGACAGGCTGCTACCTTATATGGATCTGATGGTGTAAACGGCGCCCTGGTTATTACTACAAAGAAGGGTTCAAAAGGCAAAATGAAAGTTACTTACAGTAACGCCACGAATATTGAACAGATCAGTTTCCTGCCCGAATACCAGGACAAATATGGTAGTGGTTCACACTATGCAGCCGGCTTTGGTACCGGTGCCTGGAAGCCCAATTACCTCGACCGTATGAAGGATAACTGGCGCTCTTATGAGAACCAGCAATTTGGTGACCAATATGATGGTTCTATGCGCCCTGTTGGCCGTGTGTTGGAAGATGGAAGCTTTTATGAATTACCTTATTCTGCGATTGCCGGCGAAAGAAGGCGTATCTGGAATACAGGCCTCACTACCAATAACCAGGTTTCTTTCAGTGGTGGTAATGATAATACCACTTTTTATATGTCTCTTGAGAACAACCTGGCGCAAGGTGTTGTACCCGAAGACAAAAGCCGCCGTACCGGTGTAAGGCTTTCTGCTGCTCATGAGTCTGGCCGGTTGAAGGCTGGATTTAACCTGGCTTATGTGCAAGCCAATTATGATCGTACCACCTTCGATTTCTATAATGAAACGATCAACCAGGCAGCACACATTCCTTTATCTAAGTTGAGGGATTGGAGAAACAACAAATTTGCCAGCCCCAATGCTTATTACAATGATTATTTTACCAACCCTTATTTCCGCCTGGATAATGACCGTACCAAATACGGTGATGCCAATATTACCGGAAATGTGGAATTGAACTATAAGATCTTCAGCTGGATGAATTTGTACAATAAACTGGGTATCCTCAACAATACCCGCAGCCAGAAGAATACGGTGGCAAAATACTCTTACAGCGCCTGGGCCAAAACTAAAGCCTATGTACCCGATCCCTGGGATCAGGATGATGGCGAAGGCATCACCCGTACAGGTACTGATATTGCCGGCAGCGTGTATGATATGAATGCTGTTGAGAACATTGTGAACAATGAGTTCCAGGTACAGATGAACAAAGATTTTGGCGACTGGAGTTTCAAAAGTGTATTGGGCTTTAGCTTGTACGACAGGAAAACGAAGACAGTGGAAGTAAGTTCTGGTTCCATTGTCGTGCCTGGCGTTAACAACGTAGCTAACCGTCAGGGTGAATTGGGCGGTGGTGAAGGCAACACGGAATACCGGAAATATGGGTATTATGCCGACTTATTAACAGGATGGAAAGACTTGGTGTTTATACACGGTACCTTCCGTTTGGATGGAACTTCCAAGTTTTACAAGGAAAACCGTTCAACCAGTCTGTATCAATACCCTTACTATGGAGTGGACATTTCTACCAACTTAACTGATCTGATCCCTGGTCTTCAAACCGGCGTATTGGATTATGCAAAGCTGCGCGCAGGATACAGCAAGAACGTAGCTGATAATATTCCACTGTACG encodes:
- a CDS encoding DUF1735 domain-containing protein: MKFNILKKMLLGVGISLLFTACIKDEVDDTTTQGSTFVKLLESPQNAIFFEPFTEIRTVELFSLRKDANSGAELNTPLTVKLTPNPTLIATYNAANSADYEKLPDSLYTLDPGNPFASGIYQMSMGAGEFSKEFTIKLNGSKWDLSKKYALGFTISDAGGKPITTGKKDVLVLISIKNKWDGIYVASGTMTDLVNPNLTGIYDDPGGYGVDVEYSLQTLSATQCVVVSETYQGVPCVPIWDLGAQNWSLYGSFGLIVTFDPATDKIASVTNYYGQMSGGNKRSAELDPSGVNAYDEATKTVKIIYWMKQFANLNPAPPNNIRSIINEEWKYVRAR
- a CDS encoding SusC/RagA family TonB-linked outer membrane protein, which codes for MRKILSLLAVLVVIALPALSQSRKVTGKVTDAKGIPIPFATIRIKGKTTGSSADQNGTFIIEASPSDVLVITAAGYDAQELAVGNNLTLTAGLQSNKSLDEVIVTAQGIRRRPKELGYSVARVTNEDITVGRSPQIAQSLSGKVSGLAIFNVNNSVDPAVKIVLRGYRSMTGNNDALVVIDGLPMPPGSATMLNLLNPNDIESISILKGGQAATLYGSDGVNGALVITTKKGSKGKMKVTYSNATNIEQISFLPEYQDKYGSGSHYAAGFGTGAWKPNYLDRMKDNWRSYENQQFGDQYDGSMRPVGRVLEDGSFYELPYSAIAGERRRIWNTGLTTNNQVSFSGGNDNTTFYMSLENNLAQGVVPEDKSRRTGVRLSAAHESGRLKAGFNLAYVQANYDRTTFDFYNETINQAAHIPLSKLRDWRNNKFASPNAYYNDYFTNPYFRLDNDRTKYGDANITGNVELNYKIFSWMNLYNKLGILNNTRSQKNTVAKYSYSAWAKTKAYVPDPWDQDDGEGITRTGTDIAGSVYDMNAVENIVNNEFQVQMNKDFGDWSFKSVLGFSLYDRKTKTVEVSSGSIVVPGVNNVANRQGELGGGEGNTEYRKYGYYADLLTGWKDLVFIHGTFRLDGTSKFYKENRSTSLYQYPYYGVDISTNLTDLIPGLQTGVLDYAKLRAGYSKNVADNIPLYGLDLTYPNAGGFPYGNTVGLTVGDVLPDNNLKPEKVNSFEVGGEFQLFNNRVNLDFTYYTQTTTDQVITVKIPNSTGYNNLRLNVGKSRNWGYETDLKVQIIRNQNFNWDFSVRYSQNDNKVIELYPGVNDFLLSGYSYAGSYVINKEAFPSIKAISYVRDEASGRVIVNKTTGYPSQGPLKNLGRALPKHILGWGTKAGYKDFTLAVNFEYRGGNVIYSDLGRQMTFTGSGGWTADRAPHVFPNSAYDDGTGKFVPNNNVNVAEAEYSLWVDYYRLIAENFTVPGWFIKLRDINLSYNFPAAFIAKTKVFAGASISLYGRNLITIVDSKNDFTDPEYSFTTGNGLGINNTSQTPPVRQYGINVNLTFK